Proteins from a genomic interval of Youhaiella tibetensis:
- a CDS encoding Ku protein produces MAPRSSWKGYLKLSLVTCPVRLYPATSSSERITFNQLHKDTHNRINMKPVDPELGLVERSDLVKGYQYEDNQYVIIDDKDLEAVKIESSHTMNIEAFVDEDSVDVVYLDAPYYLAPDGAMAEETFIVLREALRQSGKLAIARLVLSSRERVITISARDKGMFVSVLRNPNEVRATTEYFKDIPDAAADPEMLALALQLVKQKETEFNPADYEDRYEVALMAMIKEKLKGHKPIIAEAPERGNVINLMDALKASLSQSKPPAESKPKEAAASKAKAPAKAAAAKPAAKKKA; encoded by the coding sequence ATGGCGCCGCGTTCTTCCTGGAAGGGATACCTCAAGCTTTCCCTCGTTACCTGCCCCGTGCGCCTCTACCCGGCCACCAGCAGCAGCGAGCGCATTACCTTCAACCAGCTCCATAAGGACACCCACAACCGGATCAACATGAAGCCGGTCGATCCCGAGCTGGGGCTGGTCGAGCGCTCCGACCTCGTCAAGGGCTACCAGTACGAGGACAACCAGTACGTCATCATCGATGACAAGGACCTCGAAGCGGTCAAGATCGAGTCCAGCCACACCATGAACATCGAGGCGTTCGTGGATGAGGACAGCGTCGATGTCGTCTATCTCGATGCCCCCTATTACCTGGCGCCCGACGGGGCCATGGCCGAGGAAACCTTCATCGTGCTGCGCGAGGCGCTGCGCCAGTCCGGCAAGCTGGCCATTGCGCGCCTGGTACTCTCGAGCCGCGAGCGCGTCATCACCATTTCGGCGCGCGACAAGGGCATGTTCGTTTCCGTGCTGCGCAATCCCAACGAGGTGCGCGCCACCACCGAATACTTCAAGGATATCCCGGACGCCGCAGCGGACCCCGAAATGCTGGCCCTTGCCCTGCAGTTGGTCAAGCAGAAGGAAACCGAGTTCAACCCGGCCGACTACGAGGACCGCTACGAAGTGGCCCTCATGGCGATGATCAAGGAAAAGCTCAAGGGTCACAAGCCGATCATCGCCGAGGCGCCGGAACGCGGCAATGTCATCAACCTCATGGATGCCCTGAAGGCCAGCCTCTCCCAGAGCAAGCCGCCTGCCGAGAGCAAGCCCAAGGAGGCCGCCGCAAGCAAGGCCAAGGCTCCGGCAAAGGCCGCTGCCGCAAAACCTGCAGCCAAGAAGAAAGCCTGA
- a CDS encoding tetratricopeptide repeat protein, with translation MIFEGATFGILGGLVAFPRRLAVRDVTRRGGIVRRGLTRQTTHVLFGRKLLDKSDAEIEALYASAQASGAELLSEAGFRRRLGALKKEQGASLSRQSLLDQARLDPRAFDLLSLFDAFEHSAEPYSFRDLILARKYAALLNAGTGWAAIARSVQLAGKVSSLTAVSLHSQGDDTIYRRDGDDLSKIDGQKFLALEDEEADADLAFELAEAAEASGEFARAASLYSQYLSMEPGDSVAAFNRANALRKAGDVEEATHAYALAIKLDPKFVEAWFNLGSLWKDRGRADLARRHLARAIEIDPDYADPIYNLAALEFESGALGEARALWARYVAIDPDSAWGKLAARGIFLIDITMAAEGKIA, from the coding sequence ATGATCTTCGAAGGCGCAACCTTCGGCATCCTTGGGGGCCTCGTGGCCTTTCCGAGGCGGCTTGCGGTGCGCGACGTCACACGGCGCGGCGGCATCGTCCGGCGCGGCCTCACGCGGCAGACCACGCATGTACTCTTCGGCCGCAAGTTGCTCGACAAGAGCGATGCCGAGATCGAGGCGCTTTATGCCTCCGCGCAGGCCAGCGGAGCCGAGCTTCTGAGCGAAGCCGGGTTCCGGCGTCGGCTGGGAGCGCTCAAGAAGGAGCAGGGCGCTTCGCTCTCGCGCCAGTCGCTGCTCGATCAGGCTCGGCTCGATCCCCGCGCCTTCGACCTGCTCTCGCTCTTTGACGCCTTCGAGCACAGCGCCGAACCGTATTCCTTTCGCGACCTCATCCTCGCCCGCAAATATGCGGCGCTGCTCAATGCCGGTACCGGCTGGGCGGCCATCGCCCGCTCGGTGCAACTGGCCGGCAAGGTCTCCTCGCTCACCGCCGTTTCGCTGCACTCGCAGGGCGACGACACCATCTACCGGCGCGACGGGGACGATCTCTCCAAGATCGACGGCCAGAAGTTCCTGGCGCTCGAAGATGAAGAGGCCGATGCCGACCTCGCGTTCGAGCTGGCCGAGGCCGCCGAGGCGAGCGGGGAGTTCGCCCGCGCCGCTTCGCTCTATTCGCAATACCTTTCCATGGAGCCCGGCGATTCCGTCGCCGCCTTCAATCGCGCCAACGCATTGCGCAAGGCCGGAGACGTCGAGGAGGCCACGCACGCCTATGCGCTGGCCATCAAGCTCGATCCGAAGTTCGTCGAGGCCTGGTTCAATCTCGGCTCGCTCTGGAAGGATCGCGGCCGGGCCGACCTGGCGCGGCGGCACCTCGCCCGCGCCATCGAGATCGATCCAGACTATGCCGACCCCATCTACAACCTCGCCGCGCTCGAATTCGAAAGCGGCGCGCTTGGCGAGGCCCGGGCGCTCTGGGCACGCTATGTCGCCATAGATCCCGATTCCGCCTGGGGGAAGCTCGCCGCGCGCGGCATCTTCCTCATCGACATAACCATGGCCGCCGAGGGCAAGATCGCATGA
- the xth gene encoding exodeoxyribonuclease III — MKVATFNINNVNRRLPNLLTWLEEAEPDVVCLQELKANQSEFPVAAINAAGYGAIWRGQKTWNGVAILAKGAEPIQTRDSLPGDPEDKQARYIEAAVNGVIVTSIYLPNGNPQPGPKFDYKLAWFERLHAHAAELYASGLPVVLAGDYNVVPTDIDIYPTKSWDDDALLQPESRAAYQRLVDQGWLDAIRALHPDERVYTFWDYMRNRWPRDAGLRLDHLLLSEVLKERLVSAGVDREVRGAENASDHAPAWIVLED, encoded by the coding sequence ATGAAGGTCGCCACCTTCAACATCAACAACGTCAACCGGCGCCTGCCGAACCTGCTGACCTGGCTTGAGGAGGCGGAGCCGGACGTGGTCTGCCTCCAGGAGCTCAAGGCCAACCAGTCCGAGTTTCCCGTCGCCGCGATCAATGCTGCCGGCTACGGCGCCATATGGCGCGGGCAGAAGACGTGGAACGGGGTCGCCATCCTCGCCAAGGGCGCCGAGCCCATCCAGACCCGCGACAGCCTGCCGGGCGATCCGGAAGACAAGCAGGCCCGCTATATCGAGGCCGCCGTCAACGGGGTCATCGTCACCTCGATCTACCTTCCCAACGGCAACCCGCAGCCCGGCCCCAAGTTCGACTACAAGCTCGCCTGGTTCGAGCGCCTCCACGCCCATGCCGCCGAGCTCTATGCCTCCGGCCTGCCCGTGGTGCTGGCCGGCGATTACAACGTCGTGCCCACCGACATCGACATCTACCCCACCAAATCCTGGGACGATGACGCATTGCTCCAGCCCGAAAGCCGGGCGGCCTACCAGCGGCTTGTCGATCAGGGCTGGCTCGACGCCATCCGCGCGCTTCACCCGGACGAGCGCGTCTATACCTTCTGGGACTACATGCGAAACCGCTGGCCGAGGGACGCCGGCCTGCGCCTTGACCACCTGCTGCTAAGCGAAGTGCTCAAGGAGCGGCTGGTATCCGCCGGCGTCGACCGCGAGGTCCGCGGCGCCGAAAACGCCAGCGACCACGCCCCGGCCTGGATCGTGCTCGAGGACTGA
- a CDS encoding alpha/beta family hydrolase, with product MTEFLFDGPEDASLTILLAHGAGAPMDSGSMNAAAKALAEAGFRVARFEFAYMASRRGPDGPKPPPKAEKVMPEYEAAIAALAAKTPLVIGGKSMGGRVASMVADKMLAEGRIVGLLCLGYPFHPPGRPEQLRTAHLKDLKTPALIAQGTRDQFGTREEVETYALSPEISILWLEDGDHDLKPRKASGFSTADHLRTLAQAVADKWP from the coding sequence ATGACCGAATTTCTGTTCGATGGGCCGGAGGACGCGTCCCTTACGATCCTCCTCGCCCACGGCGCGGGCGCGCCCATGGATTCGGGCTCGATGAACGCGGCGGCAAAAGCGCTGGCCGAGGCGGGATTTCGCGTGGCGCGGTTCGAGTTCGCCTATATGGCGAGCCGCCGTGGTCCCGATGGTCCCAAACCGCCGCCCAAGGCCGAAAAGGTCATGCCCGAATATGAAGCGGCCATCGCCGCGCTCGCGGCGAAGACGCCGCTGGTCATCGGCGGCAAGTCCATGGGCGGGCGTGTCGCTTCGATGGTGGCCGACAAGATGCTGGCCGAAGGCAGGATCGTCGGGCTGCTTTGCCTCGGCTACCCCTTCCACCCGCCGGGACGCCCCGAGCAATTGCGCACCGCGCACCTCAAGGATCTCAAGACGCCCGCACTCATCGCCCAGGGGACGCGCGACCAGTTCGGGACGCGCGAGGAGGTCGAGACCTATGCGCTCTCGCCCGAGATCTCGATCCTCTGGCTCGAAGACGGCGACCACGACCTCAAGCCGCGCAAGGCTTCTGGCTTTTCGACCGCCGATCACCTGAGGACCCTGGCGCAGGCCGTCGCCGACAAGTGGCCATGA